The genomic DNA TAGGTGGCATGGCTCCCCAGATCTCCAGAAGGTCTGGACTGTGGGCCAGGTACCAGAGGGCCTTGACAGCCTGCTCAGGATACTTGGTGTCCTTGTAGACGCCGATCATATCGGTGTGGAGCTTGGCGGTGTATTTGCCCTTATAGGAAGGAACCACAGCGATATCCCAGTTAGGAACGTCACCCAGGCAGCAGGTATACCAGAGGTGGCAGTGAGCCATAGCCACGTTGCCAGAGTTAAAGGGGTTACCAGCGGCCAAGAGATCGCTCTGCTGGTATGGGCCGTTGGGGGCGAAGTATTTCTTCCACATCGCGTCGTAATACCAATGGAAGGCTTCACGCCAGTGGTCGGGAACATAAGCTACATATTTTCCGCCCTCCTCCTTGTAGAAGTTACCGGCGCCGAACAAGGTAGCCCACCCTCTGGGATCGGTCCACTGGAAGTGGAAGCCAAACTGCACAATCTTCTTGGGGTCGAAGTTCGGGCTGGTGGCGTCGTTACCGTTGGCGTCTACAGTCAGTTTCAGGGCGATCTCTTCCAGTTTCTCAATGTTCCATTCGTCGCCGTCAGCATACTTCTCGCCGAAAGCATGAGGAGGATAGGGTATGCCGGCTTCATCGAACAGGTCTTTGTTGTAGTAGATAAAGGAGGGATATACACCGATAGGCAGGCCGATGAGCCCCTCTTCGCGGGTCCAGGCTTCCAGAGCTGTGGGTTCATAGTCACTCAGGTCATAGCCTTTGAGGTAATCATCTAATGGGAGCCAAATACCGGGGAACTCGTTAGTGCCCCTGACACCCACAGGCCCGATTATATCAGGCGGGTTGCCACCGGCGATTTCAGTCTTGAGGGTATCAAAGGCCACGTCGTTGGCAACCACCTCGAGGATTAGTTCTATTTCATCCTGAGAGGCATTGAATTCCTCAACAACCTTTTTCTGGACCTCCTGCTGTTCGGGGTTGGTACCGGTTCCAAGGCCGATAAACCAGCGCAGTTTTACTTTCTCAGGCTTGGGGGTAGGGGTTGCTGTCGGTACGGCAGCCTCAGTAGGTGTGGGTGTGGGCGGTACTGGAGTAGGGGCAGGTGTAGCACAGGCTGCCGCCACAATGCTAACTGCAGCCACGAGGGCTACAGCAAGCAGAAGCGACTTACGCATAGCTTTCCCTCCTTAAAATAGTTTTTTAGCGGCGGCTTTCAGCCGCCGTATAGACAAAGTTTTTCTCCTGCTGTAGAGGGGCGCAGGTTTGACGTAAAATTAATTCAGTAGGCAGCACCAGATGCTGTGGCGCTTCTACCCTTCCTTCCACAATATCTATCAGCGTTGCAGCGGCTGTGGAGCCCAGACGATATATAGGCTGTCTCACAGTAGTAAGGGGTGGCGTTGTGTAGGAGGCAATTTCGTGATCATCAAATCCTATCACGGAAATATCTTCGGGGATGCGGAGCCCAGCCTCACGAATAGCCCTCATTGCTCCCACAGCCATCGCATCGCTGGCCACGAAAACGGCGGTAGGTTCCCACCGAAGTAACTCCTTCATTGCTTGATATCCACCACTTTCACTGAAATCGCTCTCAGCCACAAGCCTTTCATCCACGGGAAGGCCTCGTTTTTGCAAAGCCTGTTTATACCCTTCGTAACGGTCGCGGGCAGCTATATACCTTAAGGGGCCTGTTATCGTAGCTACACGGCGATGCCCGAGGCGAAGCAAATAATCCACGGCCATTTGCGCCCCTGCTATATTATCAGCATCCACGTAATTAACCCGCGGGTCATCTGGATAGCGGCCTATAAGCACGAAGGGCACTTTATCTTCTAACAAGCGAGGGATCAAAGGGTCATCTACTACAGTTGAAGATATAATCACCCCATCTAGATGTCCGCTGCAGATAAAACGGTTATAAAGCCCTGTCTGTTCCTGCGAGGAAGAGAAGAGAGCGAGCATAAGATAATAGCCATAGGAGTTACACGCATCTGATATGCCACGGATCACTGTTGGGAAGAAAGGATCTGTAAAGATCACTGTCACAGCTTGGGGTATTATGAGGCCTATTACATTGGTGTGACGCTTTGCCAGGCTGCGGGCTACTGCATGAGGTTGATAGTTCAGCTCCCT from Anaerolineae bacterium includes the following:
- a CDS encoding LacI family transcriptional regulator; the protein is MPTIEDVAKKAGVSRSTVSRVINNHPHVKPEVREHVWKIIRELNYQPHAVARSLAKRHTNVIGLIIPQAVTVIFTDPFFPTVIRGISDACNSYGYYLMLALFSSSQEQTGLYNRFICSGHLDGVIISSTVVDDPLIPRLLEDKVPFVLIGRYPDDPRVNYVDADNIAGAQMAVDYLLRLGHRRVATITGPLRYIAARDRYEGYKQALQKRGLPVDERLVAESDFSESGGYQAMKELLRWEPTAVFVASDAMAVGAMRAIREAGLRIPEDISVIGFDDHEIASYTTPPLTTVRQPIYRLGSTAAATLIDIVEGRVEAPQHLVLPTELILRQTCAPLQQEKNFVYTAAESRR
- a CDS encoding extracellular solute-binding protein; the encoded protein is MRKSLLLAVALVAAVSIVAAACATPAPTPVPPTPTPTEAAVPTATPTPKPEKVKLRWFIGLGTGTNPEQQEVQKKVVEEFNASQDEIELILEVVANDVAFDTLKTEIAGGNPPDIIGPVGVRGTNEFPGIWLPLDDYLKGYDLSDYEPTALEAWTREEGLIGLPIGVYPSFIYYNKDLFDEAGIPYPPHAFGEKYADGDEWNIEKLEEIALKLTVDANGNDATSPNFDPKKIVQFGFHFQWTDPRGWATLFGAGNFYKEEGGKYVAYVPDHWREAFHWYYDAMWKKYFAPNGPYQQSDLLAAGNPFNSGNVAMAHCHLWYTCCLGDVPNWDIAVVPSYKGKYTAKLHTDMIGVYKDTKYPEQAVKALWYLAHSPDLLEIWGAMPPIKALQEEFFKRLDKKYPGRDWKVAIESLKYIDIPNHEAWMPNFAEADDRIKAFQSLMETTPNLDVDAALKELVSDLQAIFAEAE